CATAGGTCCTATGTACAGTGGTAAAAGTGAAGAGTTGATAAGAAGATTAAAAAGAGCTAAGATTGCAAAACAAAACGTAGTTGTTTTTAAGCCTCTTATTGATGATAGATATAGTAAAGAAGATGTAGTATCTCATAGTGGATATGCAATAAATGCTATTCCTATAAAGGATTCTTCAGAAATAGAAAAATACATAAATGAAGATACTCAAGTAGTGGGAATAGATGAGATTCAATTCTTTGATAACGAAGTAGTTGATATGGCTATAAAGTTAGCGGATAAAGGAATTAGAGTTATTGCAGCTGGATTAGATATGGATTTTAAAGGAGAGCCTTTTGGACCTACTCCTAAATTATTGGCTGTGGCTGAATTTGTAGATAAAATTCAAGCTATATGCTCAGTTTGTGGACAACCAGCAACTAGATCTCAAAGACTTATAAATGGTAAACCAGCTAAGTATGATGAACCAATAATACAAGTTGGAGCTGTAGAGAGTTATGAAGCTAGATGTAGAAAATGTCATGTAGTTGAAAAATAAATTTATAAACAACAAACACCTTTTAGGTGTTTTTTCTTTGCCTAATATAGTAATATTATATATATAGTTTAGGAGTAGAGGTGAATATATGAAAAAACAACCGGTAGGTGGTCAAGCTGTAATAGAAGGAGTTATGATGCAATCTAAAAACAAGAGAGCCATAGCTGTTAGAAAAAATGACGGAGAAATTATAATTAGAAAAAGAAATATAAAAAGTTGGATATCTGACAAGAATATAGATAAGATTCCTTTTTTAAGAGGTGCATTTATATTGATAGAGACTATGATTGAAGGAATAAACAGTATGAATTTTTCATCTGAATTTTTCCTAGATGACGAAGAAGAAGAGTCGAGGTTTGATAAATTCATAAATAAACTATTTAAAGATAAGGCAAATGATGTAATCATAATAATTTCCCTAATAATAGGATTGTTTTTTGCTATGTTATTATTTGTAGTAACGCCCACGATGATAGGTGGATTATTTTCAAGATTTATAAATAGTGACTTAATATTAAATCTAATAGAAGGTTTTACGAGAATATGTATTTTATTTATTTATATACTTTTAATATCTATGAATAAAGATATTAAAAGAGTGTTTGAGTATCATGGAGCTGAGCATAAAGCTATTTATTGTTATGAAAATAATTTAGATTTAACTGTTGAAAATGCAAGGAAATTTAAGACACAACATCCAAGATGTGGAACTAATTTTTTATTTATAGTAATGTTCACTTCCATAATACTTTTTTCTTTTTTTGGATGGCCTAATCCAATTATAAGAATAGTTATGAGAATTGTATGTGTTCCTATAGTTGCGGGAATATCATATGAAATAATAAAATTGCTTGGGAAATATAATAACATTTTGACAAAAACTGTAGCTTATCCAGGAATGATGTTACAAAAACTTACAACTAAGGAACCAGATGATAAACAACTTGAAGTTGCATTAAAAGCATTAGATGCTGTCATAAAGTAAAAAAGGAGAATTCTATGACAATAAGAGAAATTTTAATTAAATATATGGAGGAGTTATCAAATATCAGTGATACTCCGAGATTAGATACAGAAATAATATTACAGAAAGTATTAGGTGATGTTGATAGGCTGTATATTCAATTAAACTTGAACAAAAAACTTTCAGATGAACAAATAGAAGAGTTCAATAGAATGATTAAGGAAAGATTAGATGGAAGACCTATTGCATATATCGTTAATAATAGAGAATTTATGGGATTAGATTTTTTTGTAGAAGAAGGAGTTTTAATTCCTAGACCAGATACCGAACCGTTAGTTGAGGAAATAATAGAACTTACTAAGGGTAAGGAAATGTTGAACATAGTTGATATTGGAACTGGATCAGGGGCTATATCTGTAAGCTTAGCAAAGTATATAGATAACTGCCATGTATATTCACTAGATATATCTGAAAAAGCTTTGAGTATAGGTAAAAAGAATGCTGTAAGTAATGAAGTTGACAGTAAAATTGATTTTATAGAATCTAATTTATTCAGTGGAATTAAAGATAAAAATATAAAGTTAGATTTAATAGTTTCTAATCCTCCGTATATAAGAAAAAAAGATATAGAGACGCTTCATACTCAAGTTAAAGATTATGAACCATATATAGCTCTTGAAGGTGGTGAAGATGGTTTAGATTTTTATAGGTCAATAACTAAACAATCTGTTTGTTATTTAAAGGACGGAGGAATATTAGCTTTTGAAGTTGGCCATGATCAAGCTAAAGATGTATGTGATATTATGAACGATAATGGTTACTCTAAAATATATACAAAGAAAGACTTGCAAGGAATCGATAGAGTTGTTATAGGTTATAAACTATGATATAATCAACTATTGATATTTTACAATTAAAGAGGTGAAAAGTATGCTAAACAAATTAGAAGTACTAGAAGATAAATATAAAGAACTAAGTGAAAAAATAGCAGACCCGGAAATAATAAATGACCAAAAAGTATGGCAGAAATTTATAAAAGAACATGCTGAAGTAGAGCCAATTGTAATGAAATTTAGAGAATATAAAGATGTAATGAACGCTATAGCTGATTCTAAAACTATCTTACAAGAGGAATCAGATGAAGAACTAAGAGAATTAGCTAAAATGGAACTATCTGAAATGGAAGAAAAAGTTGAGCCTATAGAGGAAGAATTAAAAATACTATTATTACCAAAGGACCCTAATGATGACAAAAACGTTATAGTTGAAATCAGAGGAGGAGCTGGAGGAGATGAAGCAGCTCTATTTGCTGGGGACTTATTTAGAATGTACTGCAGATATGCAGAAAGAAGAAAATGGAAAATTGAGTTACTAAGTGCTAGTGATACTGGTGTTGGGGGATATAAAGAAGTATCTTTCATGATAAAAGGTAATGGAGCATACTCTGTTCTTAAATATGAATCAGGAGTTCATAGGGTTCAAAGAATACCATCTACTGAATCAGGAGGAAGAATACATACATCAACAGCAACAGTTGCAGTTTTACCAGAGGTAGAAGATGTTGAAGTAGAAATAAACGCAAATGACTTAAGAATAGATGTTTTCCGTTCTTCAGGAAATGGAGGACAAAGTGTTAATACTACAGACTCTGCAGTAAGGGTTACACATATACCTACAGGAGAAGTAGTATCTTGCCAAGATGGAAAATCTCAATTAAAAAATAAAGAACAAGCTTTAAAAATATTAAAAGCTAGATTATATGATAAAGCAGTTGCTGCACAACATAAAGATATAGCTGCAGAAAGAAAAAGTCAGGTTGGAACAGGGGACAGATCTGAAAGAATAAGAACTTACAACTTCCCTCAAGGAAGAGTAAGTGATCATAGAATAAACTTAACTTTATACAAATTAGATGCATTCTTAGATGGAGATTTAAATGAAATGATAGATGCATTAATAACTGTAGATCAAACTGAAAAAATGATGTCTATATAGTTTTAATATAAAAAAATCCCTATTTTGAATAGGGATTTTTTGCAATTAAAAAGAGTTATTATCTAGTATTGTAATAATAGCAATTTATATTACATAAAATTTAGAGCAAGTTAAATAATACTAGGGGGGTAACAAGAATTGTTTCGAATAACATTGATTGGATTGATATCTGGAGTTATAGGGACAGGAATCGGAGGCATTATATCCACTGTTTTTAGAAAAAATGTAAAAAGATATATAAGTTTTTTTATGGGGATATCTGGAGGCGTAATGCTAGCTGTTGTGGTATTTGATCTTCTTAAAGAATCCATGACCCAAATAGGAGTTATTTATACAAGTTTGTTTGTTTTTGCTGGAGCTTTACTTACTATGTTAATAAAAAATAAACTAGAAGTAGAATCCGATCTTAAATCAGGGTATTTAATATTTTTAAGTATACTTTTACATAACTTACCGGAAGGTTTAGCGATAGGATCTTCATTTATAGCAACTGAAAACCTAGGAATTACATTAGCAATTGTAATAGGTATTCATAACATACCAGAAGGTTTAGCAATGGCGCTTAGTTTAGCTGGGAGTAAAATGAGCACGTTTAAAGTTGTATTATTAACATTAATAGCAGGAATTCCTATGGGTATAGGTAGTTTTTTTGGCGCATATTTCGCAGGTATGTGTACTTCTTTAATAGGGGGGTTCTTAGCTATAGCAGCAGGAACTATGATGTATGTAGTTTTAGAAGAAATATTTCCATCAGCAAAATCTATGTATTCTATAATAGGTTTTTTGATTGGAATTTTAGTAGTCAGCTATATATAAACTAAATATGAAGGAAGGTATACTAATGATAAATACAAAAATAAGTAAAATTGATGAATCAAATATAGATATAGAAGAAATAAGAAAGCATGCAAAATTATTATCTGAAGGAAATACAGTTATTTTCCCTACAGAAACAGTTTATGGGTTAGGTGCAAATGCTTTAGATGAAGATGCTGTAAAAAAAATATATGAAGCAAAAGGACGACCTAGTGATAACCCTTTAATAGTACATATATGTGAAAAAGATGAGATAAATGAATTGGCCACAAATATAAATCAAAAAGCTAAAAAATTAATGGATGAATTTTGGCCAGGGCCACTTACTATGATTTTTAAGAAAAAAGAAATAGTTCCACAAAGAACTAGTGGGGGTTTAGATACAGTAGCTATAAGAATGCCTTCGAATCCTATTGCCAGAGAAATTATAAGACAATCAGGAGTACCTATAGCTGCTCCATCAGCTAATATATCAGGTAGACCATCTCCAACAAAGGGACAGCATGTATGCGACGAAATGAACGGAAGGGTAAATGGAATTATAGTTGCAGGAGACTGTGATTTTGGACTTGAATCTACGGTTGTAGATATGACATCTGAAAAGCCTATGATCTTAAGACCTGGAAGTGTTACTAAAGAGCAAATGGAACTTTTAATAGGAGAAGTTCTTATAGACCCGTCTATTGAGGGTAAAGCAGACGTAAAAAAAGCTAAAGCACCAGGAATGAAATATACACACTATTCACCAAATGGGGATGTTTTTATAGTAAGTGGAGAAGATTCAAAAGTAATTAATAAAATAAATTCTTTAATAGATGAAAATGAAGAAAAAGGATTAAGATGTGGTGTTATGTGTCTTAATAAAAATAAAGAAAACTATAAAGGCGAAGTGATAGGTCTTGGAGACAATTTAGAAGAAGTTGGAAGTAACCTTTTTAATGCATTAATAGAAATGGATAAAAAAGAAATGGACATAATATATTCTGAAGCTTTTTCTAATCATGGAGTTGGTAGAGCTATAATGAATAGGTTAATGAAGTCAGCTGGGTATAAAATTATAGAATTATAAATAATAAAGTCCAAAAAATATATGAAATAATTATGTATAAAGGATGCAAAAATATTTAAAGTTTAGTATAATATAAAATTAAGTATAAATCTATGTATACAAAAGTATTGGAGGTATTGGACTATGAAGATAGGTTTAGGTAGCGATCACGGTGGATACAATTTAAAAGAAGAAATAAAAAAACACTTGCAATCAAAAGGAATTGAATGTGTAGACTTTGGAACTGAAAATGGAGTAGATTCAGTTGATTATCCTATATATGGAGAAAAGGTTGCCAAAGCGGTTGTTAGCAAGGACGTAGACTATGGGATATTATGTTGCGGCACAGGTATAGGAATCTCATTAGCAGCTAACAAAGTTAAAGGTATTAGATGTGCTGTTGTTTCAGATACATTTTCAGCTAAAATGTCAAAAGCACATAATAATGCAAACATGCTTTCTTTAGGAGAGAGAGTAATTGGAAAAGGGCTAGCTCTTGAGATAGTTGATGCGTGGATAAACACTGAATTTGAAGGTGAAAGACACTTAAGAAGAGTAAATATGTTAAATGACATAGAACAAAAAAATTAGGAGGCTTACATAATGAAAAAAGTAGTAGTTGCAGATCATCCATTAATACAACACAAATTAACTTTAATGAGGGATAAAAATACAGGATCTAAAGATTTTAGAGAACTTCTAACAGAAATAACAATGCTTATGGGATATGAAATAACAAGAGAATTACCTTTAGAGGAAATAGAAATAGAAACTCCTGTTGTTAAAACTAAAGCAAAAGTTATAGCTGGAAAGAAATTAGGAATAGTTCCAATATTAAGAGCTGGATTAGGAATGGTAGATGGACTTGTAAACTTAGTTCCAGCAGCTAAAGTTGGACATGTTGGTTTATACAGAGACCCAGAAACTTTACAACCAGTTGAATACTATAGTAAATTCCCACAAGATATACAAGAAAGAGAAATGATAGTAGTAGATCCAATGTTAGCTACTGGTGGATCTGCTGTAGCAGCGATAGATGTATTAAAGAGAGATGGAGCTAAAACTATAAAATTAGTTAATTTAGTTGCTTCTCCAGAAGGCATAGAAGAAGTTCACAAATATCACCCAGATGTTGATATATATGTAGCTAATATCGATGAGAAATTAAATGATCATGGATATATAGTTCCAGGGTTAGGCGACGCTGGAGACAGATTATTTGGAACTAAGTAATAAGTTTAAACAAGGTATCTATAAAGTTTTATAGATGCCTTTTTCCGTTGAGTCATTAGCTCAAATATTAGGAAAACACTTATTAAAATAACCAATGCATACTATAAAAAAATTAAATTTAAAAAAATATTTTAAAATATTTTTTTAAAATGTAATTATTTGTAGAAAAATTTTCATAAAAGGTATAATATATATATATCTTTTATGGATTTATATCCAGAATTTAAATTAAAAAGTTTAAATTTTTCAAATGTTTTAAAAAGTAAAAATGTGCATAAATACTAGCATAATGAAGATTATATAAGTATAAACTAAAAAATGAAATAAATTTTAGGATAATTATTTCATAATATATACATTTGAATAATTAAAAAAAAATTATTCAAAATTTATACAAAAATGAAAAAACTGAAATTTAAAAATCAATATTAGGTATTGATAAAAATATTTAAAAGAAATATAATAATGAAATATAATTTACAATTAAAATATTCAACGTTTCAAACAAACATATTACATACGTACAATGAATTGATAGAATTAAAATAAATTACGATACAAGAGGTATGATATTTATGGAAGATAAACATAGAAAATATGTACAAGCTCTTAGTATGCTTTCTTTAATAAGCCAAGTAGGATTGATGATTTTAATCCCTATCTTAGGATGTGCTTTTATAGGAAAGTACTTAGATGATAAATTTGGAACAAGTCCA
The nucleotide sequence above comes from Paraclostridium bifermentans. Encoded proteins:
- a CDS encoding thymidine kinase; the encoded protein is MYRPVNHGYIEIVIGPMYSGKSEELIRRLKRAKIAKQNVVVFKPLIDDRYSKEDVVSHSGYAINAIPIKDSSEIEKYINEDTQVVGIDEIQFFDNEVVDMAIKLADKGIRVIAAGLDMDFKGEPFGPTPKLLAVAEFVDKIQAICSVCGQPATRSQRLINGKPAKYDEPIIQVGAVESYEARCRKCHVVEK
- a CDS encoding DUF1385 domain-containing protein, which codes for MKKQPVGGQAVIEGVMMQSKNKRAIAVRKNDGEIIIRKRNIKSWISDKNIDKIPFLRGAFILIETMIEGINSMNFSSEFFLDDEEEESRFDKFINKLFKDKANDVIIIISLIIGLFFAMLLFVVTPTMIGGLFSRFINSDLILNLIEGFTRICILFIYILLISMNKDIKRVFEYHGAEHKAIYCYENNLDLTVENARKFKTQHPRCGTNFLFIVMFTSIILFSFFGWPNPIIRIVMRIVCVPIVAGISYEIIKLLGKYNNILTKTVAYPGMMLQKLTTKEPDDKQLEVALKALDAVIK
- the prmC gene encoding peptide chain release factor N(5)-glutamine methyltransferase; the encoded protein is MTIREILIKYMEELSNISDTPRLDTEIILQKVLGDVDRLYIQLNLNKKLSDEQIEEFNRMIKERLDGRPIAYIVNNREFMGLDFFVEEGVLIPRPDTEPLVEEIIELTKGKEMLNIVDIGTGSGAISVSLAKYIDNCHVYSLDISEKALSIGKKNAVSNEVDSKIDFIESNLFSGIKDKNIKLDLIVSNPPYIRKKDIETLHTQVKDYEPYIALEGGEDGLDFYRSITKQSVCYLKDGGILAFEVGHDQAKDVCDIMNDNGYSKIYTKKDLQGIDRVVIGYKL
- the prfA gene encoding peptide chain release factor 1, coding for MLNKLEVLEDKYKELSEKIADPEIINDQKVWQKFIKEHAEVEPIVMKFREYKDVMNAIADSKTILQEESDEELRELAKMELSEMEEKVEPIEEELKILLLPKDPNDDKNVIVEIRGGAGGDEAALFAGDLFRMYCRYAERRKWKIELLSASDTGVGGYKEVSFMIKGNGAYSVLKYESGVHRVQRIPSTESGGRIHTSTATVAVLPEVEDVEVEINANDLRIDVFRSSGNGGQSVNTTDSAVRVTHIPTGEVVSCQDGKSQLKNKEQALKILKARLYDKAVAAQHKDIAAERKSQVGTGDRSERIRTYNFPQGRVSDHRINLTLYKLDAFLDGDLNEMIDALITVDQTEKMMSI
- a CDS encoding ZIP family metal transporter; amino-acid sequence: MFRITLIGLISGVIGTGIGGIISTVFRKNVKRYISFFMGISGGVMLAVVVFDLLKESMTQIGVIYTSLFVFAGALLTMLIKNKLEVESDLKSGYLIFLSILLHNLPEGLAIGSSFIATENLGITLAIVIGIHNIPEGLAMALSLAGSKMSTFKVVLLTLIAGIPMGIGSFFGAYFAGMCTSLIGGFLAIAAGTMMYVVLEEIFPSAKSMYSIIGFLIGILVVSYI
- a CDS encoding L-threonylcarbamoyladenylate synthase, with the protein product MINTKISKIDESNIDIEEIRKHAKLLSEGNTVIFPTETVYGLGANALDEDAVKKIYEAKGRPSDNPLIVHICEKDEINELATNINQKAKKLMDEFWPGPLTMIFKKKEIVPQRTSGGLDTVAIRMPSNPIAREIIRQSGVPIAAPSANISGRPSPTKGQHVCDEMNGRVNGIIVAGDCDFGLESTVVDMTSEKPMILRPGSVTKEQMELLIGEVLIDPSIEGKADVKKAKAPGMKYTHYSPNGDVFIVSGEDSKVINKINSLIDENEEKGLRCGVMCLNKNKENYKGEVIGLGDNLEEVGSNLFNALIEMDKKEMDIIYSEAFSNHGVGRAIMNRLMKSAGYKIIEL
- the rpiB gene encoding ribose 5-phosphate isomerase B yields the protein MKIGLGSDHGGYNLKEEIKKHLQSKGIECVDFGTENGVDSVDYPIYGEKVAKAVVSKDVDYGILCCGTGIGISLAANKVKGIRCAVVSDTFSAKMSKAHNNANMLSLGERVIGKGLALEIVDAWINTEFEGERHLRRVNMLNDIEQKN
- the upp gene encoding uracil phosphoribosyltransferase encodes the protein MKKVVVADHPLIQHKLTLMRDKNTGSKDFRELLTEITMLMGYEITRELPLEEIEIETPVVKTKAKVIAGKKLGIVPILRAGLGMVDGLVNLVPAAKVGHVGLYRDPETLQPVEYYSKFPQDIQEREMIVVDPMLATGGSAVAAIDVLKRDGAKTIKLVNLVASPEGIEEVHKYHPDVDIYVANIDEKLNDHGYIVPGLGDAGDRLFGTK
- a CDS encoding AtpZ/AtpI family protein, whose protein sequence is MEDKHRKYVQALSMLSLISQVGLMILIPILGCAFIGKYLDDKFGTSPFLLLIFLLLGIGGAFSGVYKTLIVYARRK